From Dermochelys coriacea isolate rDerCor1 chromosome 9, rDerCor1.pri.v4, whole genome shotgun sequence, one genomic window encodes:
- the AGTR1 gene encoding type-1 angiotensin II receptor, which produces MSLNSSTEGTVKRIHVDCPVSGRHGYIYIMVPTVYSIIFIVGIFGNSLVVIVICFYMKLKTVASVFLLNLALADLCFLMTLPLWAAYTAMEYHWPFGNCLCKIASAVVSFNLYASVFLLTCLSIDRYLAIVHPMKSRLRRTMLVAKITCIGIWLLAGLASLPVLIHRDVFFVENMNMTICAFRYKTHNTTLPVGLGLSKNMLGFLIPFLIILTSYTLIWKTLKKAYQIQKNKTRNDEIFKMIVAIVLFFFFSWIPHQVFTFLDVLIQLRIITDCQIVDVVDTAMPFTICIAYFNNCLNPFLYGFFGKKFKKYFLQLLKYIPPNVRAHPRLTTKMSSLSYRPSENLSLSMKKTIGSFDIE; this is translated from the coding sequence ATGAGCCTTAATTCATCTACCGAAGGGACTGTTAAAAGAATCCATGTTGACTGCCCCGTTTCAGGAAGGCATGGCTATATATACATTATGGTTCCAACTGTTTACAGCATCATCTTTATTGTAGGTATATTTGGGAACAGCTTGGTGGTCATTGTCATTTGCTTCTACATGAAATTAAAGACTGTGGCTAGTGTCTTTCTGTTGAATTTAGCCCTGGCTGACTTGTGTTTCCTAATGACTTTGCCACTGTGGGCAGCCTACACAGCCATGGAATACCACTGGCCTTTTGGCAACTGTTTATGTAAAATAGCATCAGCTGTGGTAAGTTTCAACCTGTATGCCAGTGTGTTTCTACTCACTTGTCTTAGCATTGACCGTTACCTGGCTATAGTACATCCAATGAAGTCCCGACTTCGGCGCACCATGCTTGTTGCCAAAATAACTTGCATCGGCATCTGGCTGCTAGCAGGATTGGCTAGTTTGCCTGTCTTAATTCACCGTGATGTATTTTTTGTTGAGAATATGAATATGACAATTTGTGCTTTTCGGTACAAGACCCATAATACAACACTGCCTGTTGGGCTAGGTTTATCTAAGAacatgttgggttttttaattccctttttgATAATTTTAACAAGCTACACCTTAATCTGGAAGACGCTGAAGAAGGCTTACCAAATTCAGAAAAACAAGACCAGAAATGATGAGATTTTTAAGATGATTGTGGCAAtagtacttttctttttcttttcctggatTCCTCATCAAGTGTTTACCTTTCTGGATGTATTAATCCAGCTACGTATCATAACAGATTGCCAAATTGTTGATGTTGTGGATACAGCTATGCCTTTCACCATCTGCATAGCTTACTTCAACAACTGCTTGAATCCCTTTCTTTAtggtttttttggaaaaaagtttaaaaaatatttcctgcagCTACTAAAATACATTCCACCAAATGTCAGAGCACATCCAAGGCTAACAACAAAAATGAGCTCCCTTTCCTATCGACCATCAGAAAACTTAAGTTTATCCATGAAAAAGACTATTGGGTCTTTTGACATTGAGTGA